The Tursiops truncatus isolate mTurTru1 chromosome 6, mTurTru1.mat.Y, whole genome shotgun sequence genome includes a window with the following:
- the TPD52L3 gene encoding tumor protein D55, translated as MDPSHPTLQSDPEGLDFDSAGQDYLSSGHKFDYLYQELDLDSLHEELLSQSMPGAMIETSAATYESHQTAKPEDLTEAEKKGLKSELGKLEAEIVTLRCALAAKERCCMELKRKLYLTALVGLRQNLSKSWHDAQVSKAYMKQKTSAALSTMGSAICRKLGDMKKSATFRSFEGLKGTIKSRVAGGRELGSDCLPSSVGSGDDLLPVSGSGSDPVPGSRDDLLPFLEPE; from the coding sequence ATGGATCCGTCCCACCCCACCCTACAGTCTGACCCCGAAGGCCTAGACTTCGACTCTGCTGGCCAAGACTACCTTTCCTCTGGCCATAAGTTCGACTATCTCTACCAAGAATTGGACCTGGACTCCCTTCATGAAGAACTTCTTTCTCAGTCTATGCCAGGCGCCATGATAGAGACCTCTGCGGCCACGTATGAATCCCACCAGACTGCCAAACCAGAGGATctcacagaggcagagaaaaaggGGCTCAAATCTGAGCTTGGTAAATTGGAGGCAGAAATCGTAACCCTACGTTGTGCGCTGGCAGCCAAAGAGAGATGCTGCATGGAGCTCAAGAGGAAGTTGTACCTGACGGCCTTGGTGGGGCTGAGGCAGAATCTGTCCAAGAGCTGGCACGATGCTCAGGTCTCCAAAGCCTACATGAAACAAAAGACGTCAGCTGCCCTGTCCACCATGGGCTCTGCCATCTGCAGGAAGCTTGGAGACATGAAGAAATCGGCCACATTCAGATCCTTTGAAGGTCTTAAGGGAACAATCAAGTCCAGAGTCGCAGGTGGCAGAGAGCTAGGCAGTGACTGCCTTCCTTCTTCAGTGGGGAGTGGGGATGATCTGCTCCCAGTTTCAGGGAGTGGGAGTGATCCAGTTCCGGGAAGTAGGGATGACCTACTCCCCTTTCTGGAGCCAGAGTGA